One genomic segment of Stenotrophomonas sp. 704A1 includes these proteins:
- a CDS encoding DUF3106 domain-containing protein, with product MNKTLLPCLLLLVPLSLAAAPRPANVPLPPASPSTAAAPAPTAATAFAELDPGEQRQRRSDYAAWRALPEGERERVRQAAARFAALPPEQQARLRNQFLAQDQAFREGWRLGPQLGAEFPKLHGLFGFVPPQQRDAALALLRQLSPSQLAQLALVAQRTPPQQRDSVRSALLAVPAAERDAWLKRQAGQ from the coding sequence ATGAATAAGACGCTCCTGCCCTGTCTGCTGCTGCTGGTGCCGCTGTCGTTGGCTGCTGCGCCGCGCCCGGCGAACGTACCGCTGCCACCGGCATCGCCGTCGACCGCCGCTGCGCCGGCACCGACCGCCGCCACTGCCTTTGCCGAGCTCGATCCCGGTGAACAGCGCCAGCGTCGCAGCGACTACGCCGCGTGGCGCGCGCTGCCGGAAGGCGAGCGCGAACGGGTCCGCCAGGCCGCCGCCCGCTTTGCCGCCTTGCCGCCCGAACAGCAGGCACGCCTGCGCAACCAGTTCCTGGCGCAGGACCAGGCGTTCCGCGAAGGCTGGCGACTGGGACCGCAGCTCGGTGCCGAGTTCCCCAAGCTGCACGGCCTGTTCGGTTTCGTGCCGCCGCAACAGCGCGATGCGGCGCTGGCGCTGCTGCGCCAGCTCAGCCCGTCGCAGCTGGCGCAGCTGGCGCTGGTGGCCCAGCGCACACCGCCGCAGCAACGCGACAGCGTCCGCAGCGCGTTGCTGGCCGTACCCGCGGCCGAGCGCGATGCCTGGCTCAAGCGGCAGGCCGGCCAGTAG
- a CDS encoding primosomal protein N' produces the protein MGRYTDPMLAPDSGPVPTLQVALPVPLPRLFDYLPPDGIAPAEAVGCRLKVPFGNRELIGLVAAHGQADASPGLRQALAWCDPAPLLQGELWQSLQWLARYTHSPLGEVVNTALPGPLRHGEALLDTHHWGWQLTAAGQAQRATLRAGTRPRQLAELLGEAVVDEDVLGARMEDWRTAARSLAKRGLAERVALSVAPQHAQPLPGPTLNAEQAEAVAAITAADGFHAFLLDGVTGSGKTEVYLQAIIHCLAQGRQALVLVPEIGLTPQTLARFRGRLGIAVHALHSGLNDNERARVWAAASRGEARVIVGTRSAVFTPLPQAGLLIVDEEHDGSYKQQDGIRYHARDFALVRAKALGIPVLLGSATPSLETLHNAHAGRYSHLRLKQRAGEARPPRVRILDVRKRPLHDGLSADVLAGIGEHLQRGQQVLVFKNRRGYAPVLLCHDCGWTAPCHRCDAPMTVHGGGRRLQCHHCGARQPAPLACPACGSLALQPQGIGTERLEEHLVSAFADYPVVRIDRGTTSRRDALEQQLAKLGDQPGILVGTQILAKGHDLPKLTLVVVVGIDEGLFSADFRASEKLAQQLIQVAGRAGRARDPGEVWLQTHHPGHPLLETLVNGGYHPFAQAELNQRQAAGFPPFAHLALMRAEAQQVEHANAFLLAARRLIGEQTGVEAYGPMPAPMPRRAGYQRTQLLLSAAQRPPLHGVLAQLVPPLYALPEARKVRWSLDVDPTDLY, from the coding sequence ATGGGCCGTTACACTGACCCGATGCTCGCCCCCGACTCCGGCCCCGTCCCGACCCTGCAGGTTGCCCTGCCCGTGCCGCTGCCACGCCTGTTCGACTACCTGCCGCCGGACGGGATCGCGCCGGCCGAGGCGGTCGGCTGCCGGCTGAAGGTGCCGTTCGGCAACCGCGAACTGATCGGCCTGGTCGCCGCCCATGGCCAGGCCGACGCCAGCCCCGGCCTACGCCAGGCCCTGGCATGGTGCGACCCGGCGCCGCTGCTGCAGGGCGAGCTCTGGCAGAGCCTGCAGTGGCTGGCCCGCTACACCCATTCACCGCTGGGTGAAGTGGTGAACACCGCCCTGCCCGGCCCGCTGCGGCACGGCGAGGCCCTGCTCGACACCCATCACTGGGGCTGGCAGCTGACCGCCGCCGGACAGGCCCAGCGCGCAACGCTGCGCGCGGGCACCCGCCCGCGGCAACTGGCCGAGCTGCTGGGCGAGGCCGTGGTCGACGAAGACGTGCTGGGCGCGCGCATGGAGGACTGGCGCACCGCCGCCCGCAGCCTGGCCAAGCGCGGGCTGGCCGAGCGCGTAGCCCTGAGCGTGGCGCCGCAGCATGCGCAGCCGCTGCCCGGCCCCACCCTCAACGCGGAACAGGCCGAGGCCGTGGCCGCGATCACCGCCGCCGACGGCTTCCATGCCTTCCTGCTGGACGGCGTGACCGGCAGCGGCAAGACCGAGGTCTACCTGCAGGCCATCATCCACTGTCTGGCGCAGGGCCGGCAGGCGCTTGTGCTGGTGCCGGAAATCGGCCTGACCCCGCAGACCCTGGCGCGCTTCCGTGGCCGCCTCGGCATCGCGGTGCATGCACTGCATTCGGGCCTGAACGACAACGAACGCGCGCGCGTCTGGGCTGCGGCCTCGCGCGGCGAAGCGCGGGTGATCGTCGGCACCCGCTCGGCGGTATTCACCCCGCTGCCGCAGGCCGGCCTGCTGATCGTCGACGAGGAGCACGACGGCAGCTACAAGCAGCAGGACGGCATCCGCTACCACGCGCGCGACTTCGCGCTGGTGCGGGCCAAGGCGCTGGGCATCCCGGTGCTGCTGGGCAGTGCCACACCGTCGCTGGAAACCCTGCACAACGCCCATGCCGGCCGCTACAGCCACCTGCGCCTGAAGCAGCGCGCCGGCGAGGCACGGCCACCGCGGGTGCGCATCCTCGATGTGCGCAAGCGGCCGCTGCACGATGGCCTCTCGGCCGATGTGCTGGCCGGTATCGGCGAACACCTGCAGCGTGGCCAGCAGGTGCTGGTGTTCAAGAACCGCCGCGGCTATGCGCCGGTGCTGCTGTGCCACGACTGCGGCTGGACCGCACCGTGCCATCGGTGCGATGCGCCGATGACCGTGCACGGTGGAGGGCGTCGCCTGCAGTGCCACCACTGTGGCGCGCGGCAGCCGGCGCCGCTGGCCTGCCCGGCCTGCGGCAGCCTGGCATTGCAGCCGCAGGGCATCGGTACCGAACGCCTGGAGGAACACCTGGTCAGCGCCTTCGCCGATTACCCGGTGGTGCGCATCGACCGCGGCACCACCTCACGCCGGGACGCGCTGGAGCAACAGCTCGCCAAGCTCGGCGACCAGCCCGGCATCCTGGTCGGCACGCAGATCCTGGCCAAGGGCCACGACCTGCCCAAGCTGACCCTGGTGGTGGTGGTCGGGATCGACGAAGGGCTGTTTTCGGCCGACTTCCGTGCCAGCGAGAAACTGGCGCAGCAGCTGATCCAGGTGGCCGGGCGTGCCGGCCGCGCACGCGATCCCGGCGAGGTCTGGCTGCAGACCCACCACCCGGGCCATCCGCTGCTGGAAACGCTGGTGAACGGTGGCTACCACCCGTTCGCGCAGGCTGAACTCAACCAGCGCCAGGCCGCCGGCTTCCCTCCCTTCGCGCATCTGGCACTGATGCGCGCCGAGGCGCAGCAGGTCGAACATGCCAATGCGTTTCTGCTGGCAGCGCGGCGCCTGATCGGCGAACAGACCGGAGTGGAGGCCTACGGACCGATGCCGGCACCGATGCCACGCCGTGCCGGTTACCAGCGCACGCAGCTGCTGCTGTCGGCGGCCCAGCGGCCGCCACTGCATGGCGTGCTGGCGCAGCTGGTGCCGCCGCTGTACGCGCTGCCGGAAGCCCGCAAGGTGCGCTGGTCGCTGGATGTGGACCCGACGGATCTGTATTGA
- a CDS encoding glutathione S-transferase family protein yields MLKIWGRRNSSNVRKVLWCAEEIGLPYESIEVGGSHGGTQSPEYVAMNPNGLVPVIEDHGLPLWESNTIVRYLSARYALGTLYAEDPMERAQAEKWMDWSTSRMAPLYSELIWGIMRTAPADRDEARINAAIVRAGDFLALPDATLATQPWLSGKQFAMGDIALGSLIYAWFELPIQRPDLPHLADWYARLRERPAYQRGVMSPMT; encoded by the coding sequence ATGTTGAAGATCTGGGGCCGTCGCAATTCCAGCAACGTCCGCAAGGTGCTGTGGTGCGCCGAAGAGATCGGGCTGCCGTACGAATCCATTGAAGTCGGGGGCAGCCACGGCGGCACGCAGTCGCCGGAGTACGTGGCGATGAACCCGAACGGGCTGGTGCCGGTGATCGAGGACCACGGCCTGCCGCTGTGGGAATCGAACACCATCGTGCGCTACCTGAGCGCGCGCTACGCGCTTGGCACGCTGTATGCCGAGGATCCGATGGAACGCGCCCAGGCCGAGAAGTGGATGGACTGGAGCACCTCGCGGATGGCGCCGCTGTACTCCGAACTGATCTGGGGCATCATGCGCACCGCGCCGGCCGACCGCGATGAGGCGCGCATCAATGCGGCCATCGTCCGTGCCGGCGATTTCCTCGCCCTGCCCGATGCGACCCTGGCCACCCAGCCCTGGTTGTCGGGCAAGCAGTTCGCGATGGGCGACATCGCACTGGGGTCGCTGATCTACGCCTGGTTCGAACTGCCGATACAGCGGCCCGATCTGCCGCACCTGGCCGACTGGTATGCGCGCCTGCGCGAGCGCCCGGCGTACCAGCGCGGCGTGATGTCCCCGATGACGTAA
- a CDS encoding NYN domain-containing protein, which produces MSEPEKRIALLIDADNAPASKIDEVLAEVARYGVANVRRAYGNWKSPRLKGWEAVLHEYAIRPIQQFAYSKGKNASDMAMVIDAMDLLYARNLDGFAIVSSDADFTPMVMRLLTDGVKVYGFGEKKTPEPFVNACSKFTYLEALGQTHASVPDVEQASSEQASNEPVASDDARPRKSGAEMRSDTRLVKMLRRAVSSAEGEDGWSHLGPVGSQIGNQASFDPRNYGYGKLSDLLAAIGLFELKKDGKSSYVRALPKKNR; this is translated from the coding sequence ATGAGCGAACCGGAAAAGCGCATCGCCCTGCTGATCGACGCCGACAATGCGCCGGCCTCGAAGATCGATGAAGTGCTGGCAGAGGTGGCGCGCTACGGCGTGGCCAATGTCCGCCGCGCCTATGGCAACTGGAAGAGCCCGCGCCTGAAAGGCTGGGAAGCGGTGCTGCACGAGTATGCGATCCGCCCGATCCAGCAGTTCGCCTACAGCAAGGGCAAGAACGCCTCGGACATGGCGATGGTGATCGATGCGATGGACCTGCTGTACGCGCGCAACCTGGACGGCTTCGCGATCGTGTCCAGCGATGCCGACTTTACGCCGATGGTGATGCGCCTGCTGACCGATGGCGTGAAGGTGTATGGCTTCGGCGAAAAGAAGACGCCCGAGCCGTTCGTCAACGCCTGTTCCAAGTTCACCTACCTGGAAGCGCTGGGGCAGACCCACGCCAGCGTGCCGGATGTCGAGCAGGCATCGAGCGAGCAGGCGTCGAACGAGCCCGTTGCCAGCGACGATGCCCGCCCGCGCAAGAGCGGCGCGGAAATGCGCAGCGATACGCGGCTGGTGAAGATGCTGCGACGTGCGGTGTCATCGGCCGAAGGCGAGGATGGCTGGTCGCACCTGGGGCCGGTCGGCAGCCAGATCGGCAACCAGGCCTCGTTCGATCCGCGCAACTATGGCTACGGCAAGCTCAGCGACCTGCTGGCGGCGATCGGCCTGTTCGAACTGAAGAAGGACGGCAAGTCGTCCTACGTGCGCGCGCTGCCGAAGAAGAACCGGTAG
- a CDS encoding NAD(P)/FAD-dependent oxidoreductase: MSRDRVPHLVIVGGGFAGLWATRALARERIRITLVDRRNHHLFQPLLYQVATAGLSAPDIAAPLRHILGHQRNVEVRLGEVVAIDKQARQVRMADGSALDYDTLLLATGATHAYFGHDEWADDAPGLKTLDDAIALRRKLLLAFERAEAEPDPAKKAAWLSFAVVGGGPTGVELAGTLAEIARHTLRNEFRHIDPASAKVRLVEAGPRVLSTFPEVLSLKARRQLEKLGVEVLTGTPVSHIDGQGFQLGNQFVAARTVVWAAGVAASPLARTLQVPLDRAGRVQVQPDLTLPDHPELFVAGDLAALNQANGKPVPGVAPAAKQMGKYVAEVIRARLRGKPAPGPFRYADYGNLATIGRMAAIVHLGRLQLSGILAWWFWLAAHVFFLIGFRNRIVVLLNWAVAYWSYQRSARIIFGDDQEDRRPGR, from the coding sequence ATGAGTCGCGATCGCGTTCCCCACCTGGTCATCGTCGGCGGCGGTTTCGCCGGCCTCTGGGCCACCCGCGCCCTGGCCCGCGAGCGCATACGCATTACCCTGGTCGACCGCCGCAACCATCACCTGTTCCAGCCGCTGCTGTACCAGGTGGCCACCGCCGGCCTGTCGGCGCCGGACATCGCCGCGCCACTGCGGCACATCCTTGGCCACCAGCGCAACGTGGAAGTGCGCCTGGGCGAGGTGGTGGCGATCGACAAGCAGGCCCGGCAGGTACGCATGGCCGATGGCAGTGCACTGGACTACGACACGCTGCTGCTGGCCACCGGCGCCACCCATGCCTATTTCGGCCATGACGAATGGGCCGACGATGCGCCCGGCCTGAAGACGCTGGACGATGCCATCGCCCTGCGCCGCAAGCTGCTGCTGGCCTTCGAGCGTGCCGAGGCCGAACCGGATCCAGCGAAGAAGGCCGCATGGCTGAGCTTCGCCGTGGTCGGCGGCGGCCCCACCGGTGTGGAGCTGGCCGGCACCTTGGCCGAGATCGCACGGCACACCCTGCGCAACGAGTTCCGTCACATCGATCCGGCCAGCGCCAAGGTGCGCCTAGTGGAAGCCGGCCCGCGCGTGCTGTCGACCTTCCCCGAGGTGCTCTCGCTGAAGGCACGCCGGCAGCTGGAGAAGCTGGGTGTGGAAGTGCTGACCGGTACGCCGGTAAGCCACATCGACGGCCAGGGGTTCCAGCTGGGCAACCAGTTCGTGGCGGCGCGTACCGTGGTCTGGGCCGCCGGCGTGGCGGCTTCGCCGCTGGCGCGCACGCTGCAGGTGCCGCTGGATCGCGCCGGCCGCGTGCAGGTGCAACCCGACCTGACCCTGCCCGATCACCCGGAGCTGTTCGTGGCCGGCGATCTGGCCGCATTGAACCAGGCCAACGGCAAGCCGGTGCCCGGTGTGGCGCCTGCGGCCAAGCAGATGGGCAAGTACGTGGCCGAGGTGATCCGCGCGCGCCTGCGCGGCAAGCCTGCCCCCGGCCCTTTCAGGTACGCCGACTACGGCAACCTGGCCACCATCGGCCGCATGGCCGCGATCGTGCACCTGGGCCGGCTGCAGCTGTCGGGCATCCTGGCCTGGTGGTTCTGGCTGGCCGCGCACGTGTTCTTCCTGATCGGCTTCCGCAACCGCATCGTGGTGCTGCTGAACTGGGCGGTGGCGTACTGGAGCTACCAGCGCAGCGCGCGCATCATCTTCGGTGACGACCAGGAAGACCGACGGCCGGGACGCTAG
- a CDS encoding nuclear transport factor 2 family protein: MSTIALLFALSASTSPAADPATIAAIEATCHDYVDGQLEADPQRVARSLHPDLAKRAVLGDTPDERLGLRRMSKEELVALTKQGALKTPKAQWDRRCTVLDVTGNAASVRLETPWFVDYFHMGRFDQRWVIVNALWYPKPKAP, translated from the coding sequence ATGTCCACGATTGCCCTGCTGTTCGCTCTCTCCGCATCAACAAGCCCCGCCGCCGACCCGGCCACGATCGCGGCCATCGAAGCCACTTGCCATGACTATGTGGATGGCCAGCTGGAGGCCGACCCGCAGCGCGTCGCCCGCTCCCTGCACCCGGATCTGGCCAAGCGCGCGGTGCTGGGCGATACGCCCGACGAGCGCCTGGGCCTGCGCCGCATGTCGAAGGAAGAGCTGGTGGCATTGACGAAGCAGGGGGCGTTGAAAACCCCCAAGGCGCAATGGGACCGCCGCTGCACGGTGCTGGACGTGACCGGCAACGCGGCCTCGGTGCGGCTGGAAACCCCGTGGTTCGTCGATTATTTCCACATGGGCCGATTCGACCAGCGCTGGGTCATCGTCAATGCGCTGTGGTACCCGAAGCCGAAGGCACCGTAG
- a CDS encoding GIY-YIG nuclease family protein has protein sequence MAPSLRPWFLYLLECRDGSYYAGISTDVQARFAAHQAGKGARYTRARPPLRVLAVREYPDRAAASRAEWQLKQQPRERKLAWLQAPAEAVL, from the coding sequence ATGGCCCCGTCCCTCCGCCCGTGGTTCCTGTACCTGCTCGAATGCCGGGACGGCAGCTATTACGCCGGCATCAGCACCGACGTGCAGGCCCGCTTTGCTGCCCATCAGGCCGGCAAGGGCGCGCGCTACACACGGGCCCGGCCGCCGCTGCGGGTGCTGGCCGTGCGTGAGTACCCGGACCGCGCGGCCGCCTCCCGTGCCGAGTGGCAGCTCAAGCAGCAGCCGCGCGAACGCAAGCTGGCCTGGCTGCAGGCCCCGGCCGAGGCCGTCCTGTAG
- a CDS encoding trimeric intracellular cation channel family protein, with the protein MLLSIIYLIAISAEAMTGALSAGRRRMDLFGVVMIACVTALGGGSLRDILLGHYPLGWVKHPEYLGFTVCAALIATWVARWMHHFRRTFLVLDGLGLIAFTLIGCSIAREAGHALPIVLIAGMLTGAFGGVLRDILCNEVPLIFQKELYAIISLLTGAVYLLLLHWGVADATAILCCLGGGFALRLLAIHYRWEMPKFVYHDEVH; encoded by the coding sequence ATGCTGCTGTCCATCATCTACCTGATCGCCATTTCCGCCGAAGCCATGACCGGCGCGCTGTCCGCCGGCCGCCGCCGCATGGACCTGTTCGGCGTGGTCATGATCGCCTGCGTCACCGCCCTCGGCGGCGGTTCGCTGCGCGACATCCTGCTCGGCCACTATCCGCTGGGCTGGGTCAAGCATCCGGAATACCTCGGTTTCACCGTGTGCGCCGCGCTGATCGCCACCTGGGTGGCACGCTGGATGCACCACTTCCGCCGTACCTTCCTGGTGCTGGACGGGCTGGGCCTGATCGCCTTCACCCTGATCGGCTGCTCGATCGCGCGCGAGGCTGGCCACGCGCTGCCGATCGTGCTGATCGCCGGCATGCTGACCGGCGCGTTCGGCGGTGTACTGCGCGACATCCTCTGCAACGAGGTACCGCTGATCTTCCAGAAGGAGCTGTACGCGATCATCTCGTTGCTGACCGGCGCGGTGTATCTGCTGTTGCTGCATTGGGGCGTGGCCGATGCCACGGCGATTCTGTGCTGCCTGGGCGGCGGCTTCGCGCTGCGCCTGCTGGCCATCCACTACCGTTGGGAAATGCCGAAGTTCGTGTACCACGACGAAGTGCATTGA
- a CDS encoding MdtA/MuxA family multidrug efflux RND transporter periplasmic adaptor subunit: MSVAENSRFRRARPLLAMAGLALVAGLAAWLWPRAEVASNEEGGGRTVPVRIARASAEPLVLRLKAVGTVTPLHSVVVRSRVDGELLRLHFQEGQQVKAGDLLAQIDPRPYEVKLAQAQGTQQQNLAELENAERQLQRYRELQKQNYVSAQELSDQQSKVRQLQGRRLSDQASVDEARLQLQYTRITAPVSGRVGLRRLDVGNLVHASDTEGLVTLAQTAPISVLFTVPEPDLPALLDAVQAQPGLAVQAWDRSEGRALAQGTLSSVDNRIDTATGTLKLRAQFDNPDRALFPNQFVNVRLQLGEQPALLIPDAAVQFGSQGNYVHIVDKDNRAQRRTVVLGPADDGRVAVRSGLQAGDQVVIEGIDGLEDGTAVEIITEEAATRAGA; this comes from the coding sequence ATGTCTGTCGCCGAAAATTCCCGCTTCCGTCGCGCCCGCCCGTTGCTGGCGATGGCCGGCCTCGCCCTTGTTGCCGGCCTGGCCGCGTGGCTGTGGCCGCGCGCCGAGGTAGCCAGCAACGAGGAAGGGGGCGGCAGAACGGTGCCGGTGCGCATCGCCCGGGCCAGCGCCGAGCCGCTGGTGCTGCGGCTGAAGGCGGTCGGCACGGTCACCCCGCTGCACAGCGTGGTGGTGCGCAGCCGCGTGGATGGCGAACTGCTACGCCTGCACTTCCAGGAAGGCCAGCAGGTCAAGGCCGGGGACCTGCTCGCGCAGATCGACCCGCGCCCCTACGAAGTGAAGCTGGCACAGGCCCAGGGCACCCAGCAGCAGAACCTGGCCGAGCTGGAGAACGCCGAGCGTCAACTGCAGCGCTATCGCGAACTGCAGAAGCAGAACTATGTATCCGCACAGGAGCTGAGCGACCAGCAGAGCAAGGTGCGCCAGCTGCAGGGCCGCCGTCTCAGCGACCAGGCCTCGGTGGACGAGGCGCGCCTGCAGCTGCAGTACACCCGCATCACCGCGCCGGTCAGCGGCCGCGTCGGCCTGCGCCGCCTCGATGTCGGCAACCTGGTGCACGCCAGCGATACCGAAGGCCTGGTGACCCTGGCGCAGACCGCGCCGATCAGCGTGCTGTTCACCGTGCCCGAACCGGACCTGCCGGCCCTGCTCGATGCCGTGCAGGCGCAGCCGGGGCTGGCGGTGCAAGCCTGGGACCGCAGTGAGGGCCGTGCACTGGCGCAGGGCACGCTGTCCAGCGTCGACAACCGCATCGATACCGCGACCGGCACGCTGAAGCTGCGCGCGCAGTTCGACAACCCGGACCGCGCACTGTTCCCGAACCAGTTCGTCAACGTGCGCCTGCAACTGGGCGAGCAACCGGCACTGCTGATTCCCGATGCCGCCGTGCAGTTCGGCAGCCAGGGCAACTACGTGCACATCGTCGACAAGGACAACAGGGCGCAGCGCCGCACTGTGGTGCTGGGGCCTGCCGATGATGGACGCGTGGCCGTGCGCTCCGGCCTGCAGGCGGGCGACCAGGTGGTGATTGAAGGCATCGACGGACTGGAGGACGGCACCGCGGTGGAGATCATCACCGAGGAGGCCGCAACCAGGGCTGGCGCATGA